A genomic region of Palaemon carinicauda isolate YSFRI2023 chromosome 22, ASM3689809v2, whole genome shotgun sequence contains the following coding sequences:
- the LOC137615917 gene encoding uncharacterized protein: protein MPLNCGKCKVIHIAYRNTQTDYSLLGNEIESVDQEENNGIIISTNLKFSKPSIKAEEKAQKLIGCTKRNKIQKQRRCTLAVHITSKTPSRLQSPILGSKYSESIQMDIDRQKAVQAMATKPVPTLRQFGYRRRMERLNIFDLQTRRLRAQLIEGFKILKGITNVDYNNLFRLNTNQSRGNGYKLELKRYSTQFGNFFT, encoded by the coding sequence atgcctttaaactgtgggaaatgcaaagttatacaCATAGCTTATAGAAAcacacaaacagattactcactgctgggtaatgaaatagaaagtgtggaccaggaggaaaatAACGGCATTATTATTAGCACAAATTTGAAGTTTTCCAAACCGAGCATAAAAGCTGaagagaaagcacaaaaactaataggttgcacaaagagaaataaaatacagaaacaaagacgctGTACTTTAgctgtacatatcactagtaagaccccttCTAGactacagagtccaattctgggctccaagtattcagaaagtATTCAGATGGATATAGATAGACAGAAAGCAGTACAAGCTATGGCCACCAAACcagttccaacactaagacaatttggatatagacggaggatggaacgtttgaacatatttgatctacaaactcgacgactaagggcaCAGTTAATAGAgggattcaaaattcttaaaggaataacaaatgtagattacaacaatctattcaggcttaacacaaatcagtccagaggtaacggatacaaactggaattgaaaagatactccACTCAATTTGGTAATTTCTTCAcataa